The following proteins are co-located in the Gemmatimonas sp. genome:
- a CDS encoding ECF-type sigma factor: MTDLPFSDQTSLTEVLAAAQRGDASMQDAAARRVYAELHQLAEIYLGRERADHTLQPTALVHEAYLRLMGQDAPWKSRAHFFGIAATMMRRILVDHARRTAAERRDRGLQVTLDPATADATPAAPDAVNDVVGVHEALTRLEEVDARQAKIVELKFFVGLTLDEIAELLSISAATVSREWTMARAWLHAELRDG, translated from the coding sequence GTGACCGACCTCCCTTTTTCCGATCAGACGTCCCTGACCGAAGTGCTGGCCGCCGCACAGCGGGGGGACGCGTCGATGCAGGATGCCGCCGCCCGACGCGTATACGCCGAGTTGCACCAGCTGGCGGAGATCTACCTCGGGCGCGAGCGCGCGGATCACACGCTCCAGCCGACCGCGCTGGTACACGAGGCCTACCTCCGCCTGATGGGTCAGGACGCGCCGTGGAAGAGCCGCGCGCATTTCTTCGGCATTGCGGCCACCATGATGCGCCGCATCCTCGTGGACCACGCCCGACGCACCGCCGCCGAGCGACGCGATCGCGGTCTGCAGGTGACCCTCGATCCAGCCACGGCCGACGCAACACCCGCCGCGCCGGATGCGGTCAACGATGTCGTCGGTGTGCACGAAGCGCTCACGCGACTCGAGGAGGTCGACGCACGACAAGCGAAGATCGTAGAGCTCAAGTTCTTCGTCGGCCTCACACTCGACGAGATCGCGGAACTCCTGTCGATCTCCGCAGCCACCGTGTCGCGCGAGTGGACCATGGCGCGCGCCTGGCTCCATGCCGAGTTGCGGGACGGATGA